In Paralichthys olivaceus isolate ysfri-2021 chromosome 13, ASM2471397v2, whole genome shotgun sequence, the following are encoded in one genomic region:
- the ndufaf6 gene encoding NADH dehydrogenase (ubiquinone) complex I, assembly factor 6 isoform X2 encodes MWSWHRQVKDSVSQKTIGLMRMQFWKTAIEEIYRDEPPNQPVTAELWRAARKHYLTKRWLLRIVTDREKDLDDKAYRNLQELETYSENTQSSLIYLLLECLGLKNVHADHAASHIGKAQGIVTCLRATPYHSSRRKVYLPMDICMLHGASQEDFIRGSREQNVRDVVYDIASQAHVHLQHARSFSRNVPAAATPAFLLTVVLEDYLQRVRRADFDIFHPSLQNRNPLLPIQLYFRSWKKTY; translated from the exons ATGTGGAGCTGGCACAGGCAG GTGAAAGATTCAGTTTCCCAGAAGACCATTGGTCTGATGCGGATGCAGTTCTGGAAGACGGCCATAGAAGAGATCTACAGAGATGAGCCTCCGAATCAGCCAGTCACCGCAGAGCTGTGGAGG GCAGCGAGGAAACACTACCTGACGAAGAGATGGCTGCTGAGGATCGTAACCGACAGA GAAAAGGATCTGGATGACAAAGCCTACAGGAACCTTCAGGAGCTGGAGACGTATTCAGAGAACACACAGTCCTCTTTAATATACCTGCTGCTGGAGTGTTTAG GTTTGAAAAACGTCCACGCCGACCACGCAGCCAGTCACATAGGTAAAGCTCAGGGAATCGTGACGTGTCTCAGAGCGACTCCTTATCACAGCAGCCGACGGAAAGTCTACTTGCCCATGGACATTTGCATGTTG CACGGAGCTTCTCAGGAGGACTTCATCCGTGGCAGCCGGGAGCAGAACGTCCGGGATGTTGTGTACGACATCGCCAGTCAGGCTCACGTACATTTACAACAC gcGCGATCATTTAGCCGCAACGTTCCAGCAGCGGCCACTCCGGCCTTCCTGCTGACG GTGGTGTTGGAGGATTACCTGCAGAGAGTGAGGAGGGCAGACTTTGATATTTTCCATCCCAGTCTGCAGAACAgaaaccccctcctccccatccAGCTCTACTTCCGCTCCTGGAAGAAGACCTACTGA
- the ndufaf6 gene encoding NADH dehydrogenase (ubiquinone) complex I, assembly factor 6 isoform X1, with the protein MAAGVKLGSWSSRASLYRNMSPGSFCRQQAAVTQIVRAKSSATEDSHNNQEFCLQLVRSRDYDGFVSSLLLPEEARRSSLALRAFNVELAQVKDSVSQKTIGLMRMQFWKTAIEEIYRDEPPNQPVTAELWRAARKHYLTKRWLLRIVTDREKDLDDKAYRNLQELETYSENTQSSLIYLLLECLGLKNVHADHAASHIGKAQGIVTCLRATPYHSSRRKVYLPMDICMLHGASQEDFIRGSREQNVRDVVYDIASQAHVHLQHARSFSRNVPAAATPAFLLTVVLEDYLQRVRRADFDIFHPSLQNRNPLLPIQLYFRSWKKTY; encoded by the exons ATGGCAGCTGGAGTGAAGCTCGGCTCATGGAGCAGCAGAGCCTCGCTGTACAGGAACATGTCGCCCGGCAGCTTCTGTCGACAACAAGCGGCTGTGACTCAGATCGTGAGAGCGAAGAGCAGCGCGACGGAGGATTCACACAACAACCAGGAGTTCTGTCTGCAGCTGGTCCG gtcCAGAGACTATGATGGCTttgtgtcctccctcctcctcccagaaGAGGCCCGGCGCTCCTCCTTGGCTCTGAGAGCTTTTAATGTGGAGCTGGCACAG GTGAAAGATTCAGTTTCCCAGAAGACCATTGGTCTGATGCGGATGCAGTTCTGGAAGACGGCCATAGAAGAGATCTACAGAGATGAGCCTCCGAATCAGCCAGTCACCGCAGAGCTGTGGAGG GCAGCGAGGAAACACTACCTGACGAAGAGATGGCTGCTGAGGATCGTAACCGACAGA GAAAAGGATCTGGATGACAAAGCCTACAGGAACCTTCAGGAGCTGGAGACGTATTCAGAGAACACACAGTCCTCTTTAATATACCTGCTGCTGGAGTGTTTAG GTTTGAAAAACGTCCACGCCGACCACGCAGCCAGTCACATAGGTAAAGCTCAGGGAATCGTGACGTGTCTCAGAGCGACTCCTTATCACAGCAGCCGACGGAAAGTCTACTTGCCCATGGACATTTGCATGTTG CACGGAGCTTCTCAGGAGGACTTCATCCGTGGCAGCCGGGAGCAGAACGTCCGGGATGTTGTGTACGACATCGCCAGTCAGGCTCACGTACATTTACAACAC gcGCGATCATTTAGCCGCAACGTTCCAGCAGCGGCCACTCCGGCCTTCCTGCTGACG GTGGTGTTGGAGGATTACCTGCAGAGAGTGAGGAGGGCAGACTTTGATATTTTCCATCCCAGTCTGCAGAACAgaaaccccctcctccccatccAGCTCTACTTCCGCTCCTGGAAGAAGACCTACTGA
- the wdr73 gene encoding WD repeat-containing protein 73 isoform X1 — protein MEGEQEEILDDWFIESLTTYKDLHVYQLEHPTQVIEWTSGKTVCVAGCTESKNEILELRLPLKLFADENKGLCAERDFKVVHGGFAEGPIRCLRHVPGTRCVVTSDGRSADLEVWELGGDDSDVIRRTGSVKRRSRVSEGGSRIAARLWSQPQILHGALTSDIQLTELTSGQTLYQLETDTADPLSSLQFVNDSVFLAGCSKGNIYVADTRTSSAPQISPPPASGKSALWWTDTSAGPDPSSCRVIRLSSSGEAVVSDLRNPRGAVSRARLDVQTRCSSLDDVRLSWAPALDDCVAVSGFSGAVQIYNTSVWRTELQEAQPLFEHRGHVVSSRQSDVPLVTYHVWHPDRLRTLLSAASDGSVHVWDWVDSSALD, from the exons atggagggagagcaggaggagatcCTGGATGACTGGTTCATCGAGTCCCTGACAAC GTACAAAGATCTTCATGTGTATCAGCTGGAACATCCCACACAGGTCATCGAGTGGACGTCAGGGAAGA CCGTCTGTGTCGCAGGATGCACTGAGTCTAAAAATGAAATTTTGGAGCTTCGTCTGCCTCTGAAACTCTTTGCCGATGAAAATAAG GGTCTCTGTGCAGAGCGGGACTTTAAAGTTGTCCATGGTGGTTTCGCAGAGGGACCCATTCGCTGCCTCAGACACGTCCCGGGTACAAG GTGTGTTGTGACCAGTGACGGGCGGAGCGCCGACCTGGAGGTGTGGGAGCTCGGAGGAGACGACAGCG ACGTGATCCGGAGAACGGGGAGCGtcaagaggaggagcagagtttCAGAAGGAGGCAGCAGGATCGCAGCTCGTCTCTGGTCACAGCCACAAATTCTCCATGGAGCCCTGACCAGCGACATCCAGCTGACTGAGCTGACCTCAGGACAGACGCTTTACCAACTAG agacagacacagcagATCCTCTGAGTTCCTTACAGTTTGTTAATGACAGTGTTTTCCTCGCCGGCTGCTCTAAGGGGAACATTTACGTCGCCGACACTCGGACGTCTTCTGCGCCTCAGATTTCACCTCCACCAGCTTCTGGCAAATCAGCTCTATGGTGGACAGACACCTCTGCAGGTCCAGACCCATCCAGCTGCAGGGTCATCAGGTTGTCCTCCTCTGGCGAGGCGGTGGTTTCTGACCTGAGGAACCCACGAGGAGCCGTGAGTCGAGCACGGCTGGACGTGCAGACACGCTGCAGCAGCCTGGATGATGTCAGGCTGTCGTGGGCTCCAGCTCTGGATGACTGTGTGGCAGTGTCAG GTTTCAGTGGAGCGGTTCAGATCTACAACACATCTGTGTGGAGGACAGAGCTGCAGGAAGCCCAGCCGCTGTTTGAGCACCGTGGGCACGTGGTGTCATCCCGACAGTCTGACGTCCCCCTTGTCACCTACCACGTCTGGCATCCCGATCGCCTGCGGACGCTGCTGTCCGCAGCCTCAGACGGCTCCGTCCACGTGTGGGACTGGGTGGACAGCTCAGCTTTGGACTAA
- the wdr73 gene encoding WD repeat-containing protein 73 isoform X2 gives MYNGVLRYKDLHVYQLEHPTQVIEWTSGKTVCVAGCTESKNEILELRLPLKLFADENKGLCAERDFKVVHGGFAEGPIRCLRHVPGTRCVVTSDGRSADLEVWELGGDDSDVIRRTGSVKRRSRVSEGGSRIAARLWSQPQILHGALTSDIQLTELTSGQTLYQLETDTADPLSSLQFVNDSVFLAGCSKGNIYVADTRTSSAPQISPPPASGKSALWWTDTSAGPDPSSCRVIRLSSSGEAVVSDLRNPRGAVSRARLDVQTRCSSLDDVRLSWAPALDDCVAVSGFSGAVQIYNTSVWRTELQEAQPLFEHRGHVVSSRQSDVPLVTYHVWHPDRLRTLLSAASDGSVHVWDWVDSSALD, from the exons ATGTATAATGGCGTATTAAG GTACAAAGATCTTCATGTGTATCAGCTGGAACATCCCACACAGGTCATCGAGTGGACGTCAGGGAAGA CCGTCTGTGTCGCAGGATGCACTGAGTCTAAAAATGAAATTTTGGAGCTTCGTCTGCCTCTGAAACTCTTTGCCGATGAAAATAAG GGTCTCTGTGCAGAGCGGGACTTTAAAGTTGTCCATGGTGGTTTCGCAGAGGGACCCATTCGCTGCCTCAGACACGTCCCGGGTACAAG GTGTGTTGTGACCAGTGACGGGCGGAGCGCCGACCTGGAGGTGTGGGAGCTCGGAGGAGACGACAGCG ACGTGATCCGGAGAACGGGGAGCGtcaagaggaggagcagagtttCAGAAGGAGGCAGCAGGATCGCAGCTCGTCTCTGGTCACAGCCACAAATTCTCCATGGAGCCCTGACCAGCGACATCCAGCTGACTGAGCTGACCTCAGGACAGACGCTTTACCAACTAG agacagacacagcagATCCTCTGAGTTCCTTACAGTTTGTTAATGACAGTGTTTTCCTCGCCGGCTGCTCTAAGGGGAACATTTACGTCGCCGACACTCGGACGTCTTCTGCGCCTCAGATTTCACCTCCACCAGCTTCTGGCAAATCAGCTCTATGGTGGACAGACACCTCTGCAGGTCCAGACCCATCCAGCTGCAGGGTCATCAGGTTGTCCTCCTCTGGCGAGGCGGTGGTTTCTGACCTGAGGAACCCACGAGGAGCCGTGAGTCGAGCACGGCTGGACGTGCAGACACGCTGCAGCAGCCTGGATGATGTCAGGCTGTCGTGGGCTCCAGCTCTGGATGACTGTGTGGCAGTGTCAG GTTTCAGTGGAGCGGTTCAGATCTACAACACATCTGTGTGGAGGACAGAGCTGCAGGAAGCCCAGCCGCTGTTTGAGCACCGTGGGCACGTGGTGTCATCCCGACAGTCTGACGTCCCCCTTGTCACCTACCACGTCTGGCATCCCGATCGCCTGCGGACGCTGCTGTCCGCAGCCTCAGACGGCTCCGTCCACGTGTGGGACTGGGTGGACAGCTCAGCTTTGGACTAA
- the cfap418 gene encoding cilia- and flagella-associated protein 418 encodes MDDDEDLDELLDEVEKKFCRNVSVAASARGGGTSEPGGARRLRNPVEQISSITEDIDELLEELVDEHGGFHQSEREKLPKEPRAEQKPPSQSGGRKCCPVFVGGCSVTNGVGTATSKRSCDQLRCISCDFRVLMFDDCEWDSSCDYLFLRNNVPDRQKLRAKLKKRRGFRAYACQCSWFSSSSSSEPTDLRVQPQLRWVCGKHQD; translated from the exons atggacgATGACGAAGATCTGGACGAACTTTTAGACGAAGTCGAAAAAAAGTTTTGTCGAAACGTTTCTGTCGCAGCTTCAGCTCGAGGGGGGGGCACGAGCGAGCCCGGAGGAGCGAGGAGGCTCAG GAACCCTGTGGAGCAGATAAGCAGCATCACTGAGGACATCGATGAACTTCTGGAAGAATTAGTGGACGAACATGGAGGTTTCCACCAGTCAGAG agagaaaaacttCCTAAAGAACCACGAGCGGAGCAGAAGCCTCCGTCTCAGTCTGGAGGGAGAAA GTGCTGTCCTGTGTTCGTGGGAGGCTGTTCTGTTACAAATGGCGTTGGAACAGCCACATCCAAGAG gtCCTGTGACCAGCTGAGGTGTATATCCTGTGACTTCAGGGTGCTGATGTTTGACGACTGTGAGTGGGACTCGTCCTGTGATTACCTGTTCCTCAG GAACAACGTGCCGGACCGTCAGAAGCTCCGAGCCAaactgaagaagaggagaggttTCCGGGCTTACGCCTGCCAGTGCAGctggttctcctcctcttcctcctcagagccGACAGACCTCCGGGTCCAGCCTCAGCTCAGATGGGTCTGTGGAAAACATCAGGACTGA
- the cd83 gene encoding CD83 antigen has product MTPQRLSLLCVPLLVSACVHLCGGGAVMGTVMECVSGADCVVQCFAEHVEGVQYRAVRWYRVRESSSSHLSGLLTRRLPNGTTTYYYGLDREVELLDESLSLYLPNVTCSDGGVYMCHLAAPLGEQNRDGQVLLILKDCPDGSKEKLTIDDSVILATVVLMVALIIFLISFISLKSVLRDKNNKTVTQETLLESTLRPLEKKDLMLIYTLGPKTYSMKHVCV; this is encoded by the exons atgactCCACAGCGCCTGAGCCTCCTTTGCGTCCCCCTGCTGGTGTCAGCCT GTGTGCACCTCTGTGGGGGAGGGGCAGTGATGGGCACTGTGATGGAATGTGTCTCAGGAGCAGATTGTGTTGTTCAGTGCTTCGCTGAACATGTGGAGGGTGTTCAGTACCGAGCTGTGAGGTGGTACAGG GTCAGAGAGTCTTCATCGTCTCATCTCAGCGGCCTCCTGACCCGACGCCTCCCCAACGGCACGACGACATACTACTATGGTCTGGACAgagaggtggagctgctggacGAGTCCCTCAGCCTCTACCTGCCCAACGTGACGTGCAGCGATGGCGGCGTGTACATGTGTCACCTGGCAGCACCTTTGGGAGAGCAGAACAGGGATGGGCAGGTCCTCCTCATTCTGAAAG ATTGTCCCGATGGTTCCAAAGAAAAACTGACCATCGATGACTCTGTTATTTTGGCCACAGTTGTGCTGATGGTTGCACTCATAATATTCCTCATAAGCTTC ATCAGTCTGAAGAGTGTCCTCCgagacaaaaacaataaaactgtgACACAAGAAACTTTGTTGGAGTCGACGCTTAGAccgctggaaaaaaaagacttgatgCTGATCTACACTTTGGGTCCAAAAACATACTCGATGAAGCACGTCTGTGTTTAA
- the LOC109641338 gene encoding collagen alpha-1(IX) chain isoform X2, with translation MGASSGKASLLSGLLVFMLCVVVSRCQEEFSGQLSGEERTYEGSLVNNYDNMAAPQPEYPPEPTQRYDDDYDHYGPIPSRVTMITEDTFPYATTTESHYAKEDMETMQVPYEYPAAGPDTDSSEESGADAALGEEGPTECDCEPGEPGFAGFAGPKGSRGLQGKTGEPGAQGREGYKGAKGVRGRGGDPGPVGDVGLEGDDGASGFSGAMGEPGLPGDPGEHGELGLKGDVGMEGPGGGVGAPGETGPRGDAGPQGPKGGRGIKGSHGDEGKEGPQGRDGQKGQTGAPGFPGDVGDRGYTGYPGQLGGIGPTGPKGGEGHGGLPGSDGDPGEDGPIGVPGLMGEPGPFGAKGSKGDRGVRGPRGRAGAVGAEGERGDAGVPGKPGPKGLQAQPGAKGETGPDGETGARGKKGIKGGKGQKGSVGDRGDKGQRGPKGAVGRDGVPGPVGPPGLPGTRGERGLIGDVGVKGRVGTKGVRGPSGPSLTDEQVLQLCRGVVTAQISQYAASIRAKCSQGCPINNRTLIGPPGVRGLAGAPGKPGKAGKAGGKGARGVQGDRGLEGQNGEQGARGQKGSKGVTGETGRGLQGPDGPQGLRGFPGHPAEPKNGLEGPRGPRGFPGSVGTPGTVGNAGVPGFCEARDCSIHAPVVRKEQGLVKGPVSSKI, from the exons ATGGGAGCCTCCAGTGGCAAG gcGTCTCTCCTCTCGGGGCTTCTTGTGTTCATGCTGTGTGTCGTCGTCTCTCGGTGTCAGGAGGAATTCTCTGGACAACTCTCAG GTGAGGAGCGCACCTATGAAGGATCTTTGGTCAATAACTATGACAACATGGCCGCCCCTCAACCAG AGTATCCACCGGAGCCGACTCAGCGCTACGACGACGACTACGACCATTACGGCCCCATCCCCTCCCGGGTCACCATGATCACTGAGGACACTTTCCCTTACGCCACCACCACCGAGTCCCACTACGCCAAGGAGGACATGGAGACCATgcag GTCCCGTACGAGTACCCTGCAGCAGGGCCGGACACAGATTCCTCCGAGGAGTCTGGGGCTGATGCTGCACTCGGGGAGGAGGGGCCCACAGAATGCGACTGTGAACCTGGAGAACCTGGATTTGCTGGATTTGCAGGACCAAAG GGATCCAGAGGCTTGCAGGGTAAAACCGGTGAGCCAGGAGCTCAAGGCCGAGAG GGTTACAAAGGAGCCAAAGGTGTTCGAGGAAGAGGCGGAGACCCCGGACCAGTG GGCGATGTCGGGCTTGAAGGAGACGACGGTGCTTCTGGATTCTCTGGAGCCATG GGAGAACCTGGACTTCCAGGAGACCCAGGCGAGCATGGAGAGCTGGGTCtgaag GGCGACGTCGGTATGGAGGGACCTGGCGGAGGCGTCGGAGCTCCTGGTGAGACT ggCCCTCGTGGTGATGCTGGGCCTCAAGGACCAAAGGGAGGTAGAGGTATCAAG gGGTCTCATGGGGATGAAGGCAAAGAGGGTCCACAGGGACGCGATGGACAGAAG GGTCAAACCGGAGCCCCCGGGTTTCCAGGTGACGTCGGAGACAGAGGCTACACT GGGTACCCTGGACAGCTGGGGGGCATCGGACCCACTGGACCAAAG gGCGGTGAAGGTCACGGCGGCCTGCCAGGCAGCGACGGTGACCCCGGAGAAGAT GGTCCCATCGGAGTCCCGGGGTTGATGGGAGAGCCGGGACCGTTTGGTGCCAAG GGGAGTAAAGGGGATCGAGGTGTGAGAGGTCCCAGGGGCAGAGCGGGCGCTGTG GGAGCTGAAGGAGAGCGAGGGGACGCTGGAGTACCAGGGAAACCAGGACCCAAGGGCCTGCAGGCCCAGCCA ggGGCCAAAGGTGAGACGGGACCTGACGGTGAGACG ggtGCACGAGGAAAGAAGGGCATTAAAGGAGGAAAAGGCCAGAAG GGAAGCGTGGGCGACCGTGGAGACAAAGGACAG CGTGGACCGAAAGGTGCAGTTGGTCGTGACGGGGTCCCCGGGCCCGTGGGTCCGCCCGGCCTCCCAGGGACCAGAGGAGAACGCGGTCTGATCGGCGACGTGGGTGTTAAGGGCCGAGTAGGAACTAAAGGAGTCCGAGGTCCTTCT GGTCCCAGTCTGACTGATGAGCAGGTCCTTCAGCTCTGCCGAGGTGTGGTCACGGCCCAGATCTCCCAGTACGCTGCGTCCATTCGGGCAAAGTGCTCCCAGGGCTGCCCCATCAACAACCGGACACTCATTGGGCCCCCGGGAGTCCGAGGGCTGGCAGGAGCACCAGGCAAACCT GGCAAAGCAGGAAAAGCTGGAGGGAAAGGAGCCAGAGGTGTTCAGGGGGACAGAGGCCTGGAGGGACAGAATGGAGAGCAAGGGGCCCGAG GTCAGAAGGGATCTAAGGGCGTCACAGGAGAGACCGGTAGAGGCCTGCAGGGACCCGACGGACCACAAGGCCTCAGAG GTTTCCCAGGCCACCCGGCCGAGCCCAAAAATGGCCTGGAGGGGCCCCGGGGTCCTCGTGGCTTCCCTGGTTCGGTGGGCACGCCCGGCACGGTCGGAAACGCAGGCGTGCCGGGGTTCTGTGAGGCGCGGGACTGCAGCATTCATGCGCCAGTGGTGCGCAAAGAGCAGGGTCTGGTGAAAGGACCTGTCAGTTCAAAAATCTAA
- the LOC109641338 gene encoding collagen alpha-1(IX) chain isoform X1: MQRSNEQEMMASLLSGLLVFMLCVVVSRCQEEFSGQLSGEERTYEGSLVNNYDNMAAPQPEYPPEPTQRYDDDYDHYGPIPSRVTMITEDTFPYATTTESHYAKEDMETMQVPYEYPAAGPDTDSSEESGADAALGEEGPTECDCEPGEPGFAGFAGPKGSRGLQGKTGEPGAQGREGYKGAKGVRGRGGDPGPVGDVGLEGDDGASGFSGAMGEPGLPGDPGEHGELGLKGDVGMEGPGGGVGAPGETGPRGDAGPQGPKGGRGIKGSHGDEGKEGPQGRDGQKGQTGAPGFPGDVGDRGYTGYPGQLGGIGPTGPKGGEGHGGLPGSDGDPGEDGPIGVPGLMGEPGPFGAKGSKGDRGVRGPRGRAGAVGAEGERGDAGVPGKPGPKGLQAQPGAKGETGPDGETGARGKKGIKGGKGQKGSVGDRGDKGQRGPKGAVGRDGVPGPVGPPGLPGTRGERGLIGDVGVKGRVGTKGVRGPSGPSLTDEQVLQLCRGVVTAQISQYAASIRAKCSQGCPINNRTLIGPPGVRGLAGAPGKPGKAGKAGGKGARGVQGDRGLEGQNGEQGARGQKGSKGVTGETGRGLQGPDGPQGLRGFPGHPAEPKNGLEGPRGPRGFPGSVGTPGTVGNAGVPGFCEARDCSIHAPVVRKEQGLVKGPVSSKI; encoded by the exons ATGCAGAGGAGCAATGAGCAGGAAATGATG gcGTCTCTCCTCTCGGGGCTTCTTGTGTTCATGCTGTGTGTCGTCGTCTCTCGGTGTCAGGAGGAATTCTCTGGACAACTCTCAG GTGAGGAGCGCACCTATGAAGGATCTTTGGTCAATAACTATGACAACATGGCCGCCCCTCAACCAG AGTATCCACCGGAGCCGACTCAGCGCTACGACGACGACTACGACCATTACGGCCCCATCCCCTCCCGGGTCACCATGATCACTGAGGACACTTTCCCTTACGCCACCACCACCGAGTCCCACTACGCCAAGGAGGACATGGAGACCATgcag GTCCCGTACGAGTACCCTGCAGCAGGGCCGGACACAGATTCCTCCGAGGAGTCTGGGGCTGATGCTGCACTCGGGGAGGAGGGGCCCACAGAATGCGACTGTGAACCTGGAGAACCTGGATTTGCTGGATTTGCAGGACCAAAG GGATCCAGAGGCTTGCAGGGTAAAACCGGTGAGCCAGGAGCTCAAGGCCGAGAG GGTTACAAAGGAGCCAAAGGTGTTCGAGGAAGAGGCGGAGACCCCGGACCAGTG GGCGATGTCGGGCTTGAAGGAGACGACGGTGCTTCTGGATTCTCTGGAGCCATG GGAGAACCTGGACTTCCAGGAGACCCAGGCGAGCATGGAGAGCTGGGTCtgaag GGCGACGTCGGTATGGAGGGACCTGGCGGAGGCGTCGGAGCTCCTGGTGAGACT ggCCCTCGTGGTGATGCTGGGCCTCAAGGACCAAAGGGAGGTAGAGGTATCAAG gGGTCTCATGGGGATGAAGGCAAAGAGGGTCCACAGGGACGCGATGGACAGAAG GGTCAAACCGGAGCCCCCGGGTTTCCAGGTGACGTCGGAGACAGAGGCTACACT GGGTACCCTGGACAGCTGGGGGGCATCGGACCCACTGGACCAAAG gGCGGTGAAGGTCACGGCGGCCTGCCAGGCAGCGACGGTGACCCCGGAGAAGAT GGTCCCATCGGAGTCCCGGGGTTGATGGGAGAGCCGGGACCGTTTGGTGCCAAG GGGAGTAAAGGGGATCGAGGTGTGAGAGGTCCCAGGGGCAGAGCGGGCGCTGTG GGAGCTGAAGGAGAGCGAGGGGACGCTGGAGTACCAGGGAAACCAGGACCCAAGGGCCTGCAGGCCCAGCCA ggGGCCAAAGGTGAGACGGGACCTGACGGTGAGACG ggtGCACGAGGAAAGAAGGGCATTAAAGGAGGAAAAGGCCAGAAG GGAAGCGTGGGCGACCGTGGAGACAAAGGACAG CGTGGACCGAAAGGTGCAGTTGGTCGTGACGGGGTCCCCGGGCCCGTGGGTCCGCCCGGCCTCCCAGGGACCAGAGGAGAACGCGGTCTGATCGGCGACGTGGGTGTTAAGGGCCGAGTAGGAACTAAAGGAGTCCGAGGTCCTTCT GGTCCCAGTCTGACTGATGAGCAGGTCCTTCAGCTCTGCCGAGGTGTGGTCACGGCCCAGATCTCCCAGTACGCTGCGTCCATTCGGGCAAAGTGCTCCCAGGGCTGCCCCATCAACAACCGGACACTCATTGGGCCCCCGGGAGTCCGAGGGCTGGCAGGAGCACCAGGCAAACCT GGCAAAGCAGGAAAAGCTGGAGGGAAAGGAGCCAGAGGTGTTCAGGGGGACAGAGGCCTGGAGGGACAGAATGGAGAGCAAGGGGCCCGAG GTCAGAAGGGATCTAAGGGCGTCACAGGAGAGACCGGTAGAGGCCTGCAGGGACCCGACGGACCACAAGGCCTCAGAG GTTTCCCAGGCCACCCGGCCGAGCCCAAAAATGGCCTGGAGGGGCCCCGGGGTCCTCGTGGCTTCCCTGGTTCGGTGGGCACGCCCGGCACGGTCGGAAACGCAGGCGTGCCGGGGTTCTGTGAGGCGCGGGACTGCAGCATTCATGCGCCAGTGGTGCGCAAAGAGCAGGGTCTGGTGAAAGGACCTGTCAGTTCAAAAATCTAA
- the snrnp48 gene encoding U11/U12 small nuclear ribonucleoprotein 48 kDa protein: protein MSDSQTVQDRLDRLRELEEFTENCKKQLNDIFETLGWSPHCKQEAMEQCPYDPGHRVPVRTMEKHKASCLLRKMGYSAEEQAEMYDPSVCYENSSVQSFTMDKSVQHQVILQARSAAPLMRMEGVFWQGQYSGQPVDVPQNHKRAVCDLTVADRLALYDHVVGVLSQQKEAASSCNDDLYVDLVSKLQRDDDQNEPKTHLELMAEMRDYKRRRQSYRAKNVHITKKSYTEVIREVINVHSEELARQWREDEAEESSTRSAHSSHRRRLDERRSASSESHQSHSRSHRSLERSHDGDSKKKKKKRDRDSRSPSEHHHDRKRKKKKKKEEREKEK, encoded by the exons ATGTCGGACTCGCAGACTGTCCAGGATCGTCTGGATCGTCTGCGGGAGCTGGAGGAGTTCACTGAGAACTGTAAGAAGCAGCTGAACGACATCTTTGAGACGCTGGGATGGTCACCGCACTGCAAGCAG GAGGCCATGGAGCAGTGTCCGTATGACCCCGGCCACAGAGTCCCAGTCAGGACCATGGAGAAACACAAAGCCTCCTGCCTCCTCAGAAAGATGGGCTACTCAGCGGAGGAGCAG GCGGAGATGTACGACCCGTCTGTGTGTTATGAGAACAGCAGCGTTCAAAGCTTTACCATGG ACAAATCCGTGCAGCACCAGGTGATCCTCCAGGCGAGATCTGCCGCACCGCTGATGAGGATGGAAGGAGTCTTCTGGCAAG GTCAGTACTCCGGCCAGCCCGTCGATGTTCCTCAGAACCACAAGCGAGCTGTGTGTGATCTCACCGTGGCCGACCGCTTGGCTCTGTACGACCACGTGGTCGGCGTCCTCAGCCAACAGAAAGAAGCGGCCTCCTCTTGCAACGACGATCTCTACGTGGACTTGGTGTCCAAACTTCAGAGGG ATGACGATCAGAACGAACCGAAGACTCATCTGGAGCTGATGGCAGAGATGAGGGACTACAAGAGGCGGCGTCAGTCCTACCGGGCCAAGAACGTTCACATCACCAAGAAGTCCTACACTGAG GTGATCAGAGAGGTTATCAACGTCCACTCAGAAGAGCTTGCCAGACAGTGGAGAGAGGACGAGGCGGAGGAGTCGTCGACACGATCTGCACACTCCTCCCACAG GCGCCGCTTGGATGAAAGGAGATCAGCGTCCTCAGAGTCTCACCAGTCCCACAGCAGGAGCCACCGCAGCCTGGAACGAAGCCACGACGGAGacagcaagaagaagaaaaagaagagggacAG GGATTCCCGTTCCCCCAGTGAGCACCACCACGAccgaaagaggaagaagaagaagaagaaagaggagagagagaaggagaagtga